ACCccagagaagtgaatggagcgcagaTCATGCAGGCGTAGTGGCGCTCTATTCACAAGGTCTTAGGGGTACTTTTGatcccccatcctcctgatcccCGGGGGATCAGCAATCACTTatcctctgtcctgtggatagcAGTTTAGTGTCCATAGCCACATAACCCTATTAATAAAATATAGTCCATAGTTTGTTATCTTGACCTGTACTatgtatttatgaaaaaaaaaagtgtaatgaaTAAACTCTCCCaattgttttaatttttattcaatttaaaaaatgtatcaTGTGTCTTTacagtatatttgacatgctttaTAGGGGACCTAGTTATCAGGAGGTATAAGAGAATGATCCTTGGGAATTCGTCAGCAGGCCCCAAAACTAAACGCAGCAATTGCTAGAGCAGGGGTGTCCAACCTTACTGGGGCCACTTTGGAAAAACGATGGACTTACTCCACATGTTAAACACACAAAGACGAAATGATCTGCATAATTTTTATACTTTTCACCACAGAGAAGCAAAACCAAAAATccacataatatatctacacatcATAATCCTAATTATACAGCGACCCGAGAGGAAAGTCTTCTCAAATTGTTGAGCAGGTCCCAAGTTGGTGATCACCAATATTGTAATATTACTTTTCATATTATTATTAGTGGTCACAAACTTCGGACCTGCTCAACAAAGTGTCTTGACAAAAAAGGTGAATATGACATTGGTGTGGTctgaccctctgcacccccatGACTAGCTGTTTGAAGGTGCACTTCATGTGTCCACGCCCTCTCCTGTTAGTATTAGGCCTGGGTGTCCATGGGTTAGGGCTTCATCTAGAAGAGATGCCCATGGCAGAGGGTGTGTTACCTATGATGAACCACACAGCAAACACATGGAGCCGaggcagtgccacctactggCTACATATGAAGGGGTGGGACCATGAAAAAGCTTCTTATGAAGTATAGCACTCATTCATTATTGAATGGAGGGGACAGCCTGTGTCCATCACTGTTAAAGTCTATTACTGTCGTCCTACCACAGTGGtagtgtgaatgttcccttaGGATAGGCTACAGGACAAGATCAGTGCGATAGGACTCTCAGaaactccactgatcagctgactgaCTGTACTGTGGTCAAACTACCCCATTCTCCATTCACAAGGCACAGCATAACCTGTTCAGTAGTGAATGAGACCGAGATGAAATACTATACATAGCCACTACACAAGGTAGAAAGCCGTGTCTGATGAACAATGAAGTGGATACAATACTTTCTTGAGCCACATGACCCTTTCcattagctgatcagtggggtgctAAGAGTTGGATCCCACCAATCTAatgttgatggtctatcctaagaaaTTGCCATCCGTTCTGTAGAGCTCACTCTGGAGAATTCAGTATATCTGTGGATTACACAGACAGCCCATAGATTGTGGTTAGCACTGTGCAATGCAGTGAACTGAACGCCTGCTGTCACTTTAAGAAAACCTTCAGTCTTACAGAGCCTTATATATTCCTCCCGagtttatttattgtatttatacAATTTTAGACAAACCACACTTTGCTTTCAAGCTGCCATTACTTAGTGGTCCAGCAGCTAGCAGCTACAAGGGCATGCTCCATCACAGTATGGTGAATGGCGCAGCTCTGGTACATTCTGAGATTCGCGCAGATTCACGTACAGAatgacttcttttttttaaacttcttgCAGGTAAAACATTTGCTGCTTCAGCTCACATAAGCCACTGTTCTTTTTCCTTGTTGAAATGTTCTGCCCATTTCCTTGTAAGAACAAGATAGAGTTCGGGCTGGTGTGGCAAATAGTCTAAATAGAGACGAGTGGCGGTTTTCTTTGGAACAGCCTTCTCAATCTGGGTACCCTCATGCCACTCATTAAAAGATGTGATGGAAACTATTTCTGGTCGGACAGTAAGGGCAGCTTGGAGAGCCGTTTCATAATACTTTCCATTAACTCTATTCCTGGTGTTATGATTATTCCACGGTCTAATGCTCGTATCTATGTAACCAGGACCAACACTGGGTACAAACATCAAATTGTTGGTATCACAAAAGCTTTTAATAGTTTTCCAGTTCTGGTGCGAGGAGCCGAACGAGAAACCATTTGAGGCAAAGTATGTGTAAATGCCATCATAGCCGGCTGTTAGGATATCATGTTTATGTCCTTCCTCTACCAGCAAGCCAATGAAGACTGCATCATAAGGAGTGTTACGTACTGAATGCGAACCAGTCACTGTCAGCAGATTTGCCCATGATTCAGGTGGGGTTAGATAAGAGTCATAAATGTAGAAGAAAGGAAGACTTTTACCGATGCTTGTTTTGTATCTGTAAAAAGCTGCATGGGATCCAAAGCTAAAAAGACAGAAGAGCATTACATACTATATAAGATATACAATGGAATAATCAACAGTACTGTAAAACATTCATTATTCTACGTGAGATGATATTGTACCATTGCTACTCAGCTACTATATCATAAGGCATGAATCATGTAAAATCCCACTAAAGCAccatgccataatagtacagcatgaTTTTGGAGAGCGCGTCCCTGCTGACGCAaaatgggcacaacatattggtgTATCTTTGAAAATCTTGCAATTttttacttaccgtattttttgcTTTGTAAGATGCTTTTTTTTCATATCCAAAGTGggggcaaaaattttttttaaaaaaatcaggcCATCTTATAAAGCATAGGTGCTGAAAATCAAGTCGGCATTATTGCACGATCGCCACCTTGGAGGTCCCGGGGAGGTGTCTAAACATGATAAACaatgtaactcacctctcctgggctccggtctTCTGTTCACAGAGACGTTATGAATAACTTCAGCATCTTCATGCAAAGTGACACCAGCGTAATGTTACATGGGTTTTGCGTCATGATGCCGATGTGAGATGTTATGCCTGCGAGTGAGCCTCAGTTGTTTCTAATGACATTAAAAGACGTCTCTTTAAACAGGAGATCagcgccagagcccaggaaagtTGAGTTTCACTGTTTGTTTAAACACCTTCCCCAGGGCttgcaattattatactgtgatgTCTGAAGAGACACTTGGTAAATTCTTTTAGGGGGATGTAGATTCTAAAATAGGGTCATAATTTGCAGGGGTCAGTTTTTTATTTTACCACAGAGCCTCTGCAAATGCCCGTCAAATGAATGAAtgattcccaaaaattaatgtacaatgtGAAAATTTTAATTTGACAAAAATACCATTTTagtgcccactttgtgtcattACTAGTGCGGCAGATGTGGGGAAGAGATTAAATGGAGAAACttacttctggtgtcatatgaaagaggagactgCAGTACTACCTGTgctatttccagagatattatcAGTTGAAAACACAGTAAGGTTCAGCACATTTATTTGAAGATGTATATAAATATgtcaatcccaactgtgtttttaatTAGTGTCATATGGGAGAtgggaatctcctctttcatatgaaacCAGAAACATGTTCtatattttataatgtctgaAATATACCTGTTTGAAGTGACCACCCACCCTTATTTTCCCTGTATTATCCAGTACAAAATCTTGTGCACCGTACACAGTGAGACACAGGGCATGACTCTCACTAGAGTAACAAGGGAAAGATTAAAGAGATGCAGGACTTCACAGgaaggagccaaaatctgttacAAAGTGTATGAATGtcacaaattctgccagaaaatgAAAGTTGTTTAAAAGCTTATTAACATTTTCAAGCGCTGGAATCAGTTACCTCTGACTCGGCAGCACGAGCAAGGTCTTGACTGTGAATACTGTAGGAACCCAACAGCGATGTTGCAGGCTCAGTTTCTGTGACTGCTACATCACatcaccatactattatggtgaaCGTGCCTCCAAAAAATAATGGTAATAAAATAACTTACTTGTCAATGATGTATTTAATATTTTCATGAAGTGAGCGGTCATCACGTCCCTTGTATGGCTGTATATGAAATGCTACCTGTAATACAAAGAAGAATAATACTTGTTATATGATAATATCCATAGACATTATATCACTGATACTAATTTTAGTCTTTTAATTTTAATGGAAGAGaagcctatggggaaaaaaaaccccaaacagatGCAATAAAATGCAGCAACAGCTCCAACAAAACTCCACAAAGAAGTATCATTTGTAGTAGGTTTTATATGTTACTACAGAATCTCATGTAACACCCAATTGCAGGATTTTTAGGctaaaaataaatattacattaaaGTAGCTGTTTTTGCATCATGTTTGACTGATCCTAGCATTTTTTGGCTTAACGTGCTACAAGTATGGTATTCTTCTGCCATTGTTTAAACTATAACCTGTTCTAGAGGACCTGATGGATGCTAGAAaattaaatacttaaagggattttatcattagaatccattttttaactaaccatgtcagaatagccttaagaaaggctattcttctccaacctttattattctgattcgCGCCGCCATTTCGGTGTTATTTCATTTTt
This sequence is a window from Leptodactylus fuscus isolate aLepFus1 chromosome 2, aLepFus1.hap2, whole genome shotgun sequence. Protein-coding genes within it:
- the MANEAL gene encoding glycoprotein endo-alpha-1,2-mannosidase-like protein, translating into MARLRRKACIALFLFTLFIFGTMMGLRTLKPTDGFSDLAPGLELMPFGEQSEKRSVSSDVISQPQGTSNVADQTKVYYDLHVFYYMWYGNPKFDNNYIHWDHVMVPHWDPKISASYPKGRHSPPEDIGSSFYPELGPYSSKDPEVLEEHMRQLKAAAIGVLVLSWYPPGTADENGEAVENLVPLVLDAAHRYEIKVAFHIQPYKGRDDRSLHENIKYIIDNFGSHAAFYRYKTSIGKSLPFFYIYDSYLTPPESWANLLTVTGSHSVRNTPYDAVFIGLLVEEGHKHDILTAGYDGIYTYFASNGFSFGSSHQNWKTIKSFCDTNNLMFVPSVGPGYIDTSIRPWNNHNTRNRVNGKYYETALQAALTVRPEIVSITSFNEWHEGTQIEKAVPKKTATRLYLDYLPHQPELYLVLTRKWAEHFNKEKEQWLM